The region CCGGCCCCAACCCTGCCTACCCGGGCCCAGGGGTCAACCAGACATACCCCAGCTACTCCCAGGGTCCCGGCGGCCCCTACCAGGGTCCCGGCGGCCCCTACCAGGGTCCCGGCGGCCCCTACCAGGGTCCCGGCGGCCCCTACCAGGGTCCCGGCGGCCCCTACCCGGGCCCCGGCGGCCCCTACCCAGGCCCCGGCGGCCCCTACTCGGGATACCCACAGTACGCCCCGCCACCTGGACAGGTGTACGGAGATGCTCCAAAGAACACAGGTCAGTCTGCCTGATTCCATTAAATACAAGCAGTGTCCTTATATATCAGCAACATTTCATATTATTAATGGTGTTACCAGTTTTAATAGCCTGTTATGTGTAGGTTTATGTAATTgtttgcttagatcattatttaatAGACTAATGCAGGGGTGTGGAGTTCGTATTGCCAGACACCCGAAACAACAAGAtttgccttttttgtgtgttatttatttttttctccttttgttcTTTTGCTAGAAAAAAAGGCACCGGTAGATTTCTGAGAGCCACACAAGGTTCTGAAAACTCGGAAGTCtagcacatacacatacatataaaaaatgcGTACCTCTCAACCTCAAACCACAACTATATACTCATACACGCATCcctttaattcacaaaccctcagtcaAACACACAGTAACAAACTTAAATGAATGCAACAATATTATTACTAATTTACGTTGCTTTTTGTTTACAATATGACCCAAGAACATTAACCTGATTAGAAGacctattgttaccgacagggtgCTACAATTGCACGCTGGATGGGGCATTTACTTacccactatggctgagtctgcagttcatatttaatatatgaatcagtcaagataataagtgaggcaaggttggatagtaaatatgacttttatatattttgtttaaatatagctgatacagcataagcaAATGAAATAACAGAAAAGTTCATTCTGTGTAGTGAGGAAAGTTTTTCTccatctggtttgctgactgctgcgtAATCCAATTTGTCCAATCCGtccgtcatatttgtttttgcCGAGATGAAtttcataaagtcagaaaaaagtgAAGTTTTAATCGCCATTTTAGTTTTTGGATCACCtttcttttgtagtgtgttttgtaattcatgTTCTGTTAACTGGCACAATCGCTTTTTGAGCAGTTTTTTTTACGTTTTGCcatttctcttgttgtgaggagtgaagatgaaaggcgttcctttgaaaagaggCGAGACTgggtgatgtgaaccaatcacatgacttATGGAGACTATTGcgtggtggtgtaaggatgttagagcaatctatttttgctcctatgatgaggttttagaCAATCACAGGCCAGACTTTCCAACCAATGATttgttatatataaattaaaaaattaggTCTGTCAATTAAcgcatacatttctttttttagatatatatatatttttttaatgtgtgttagtCGCCCTCTGTCTTAAGCCTCACCGCACACCGCAATTCATTCCCAGCAGCACTATTTTAATATACTCGAGTGCAGAGACACAATAAGAGCAGTCGTCGTTTGAGTAGATAGTTAGTCACGGAACTGTGCTATGGAGCAAAGCACTACATGTGAAGGACATGAATgggaagtgtatttattttatttatttatttgatagttCACTAGGTAGAAAGTCTGTTCTTGTGTCTGTTTGTTCCAGGATCACAGCATGCATCTGCTGTACAACCTGTGTGCTATAAACACACTCATATcacaaaatacactttctagctTATTCTGCTACAGGTAGCAACAGAACAAAGAAACGGGTTTGTTTCGACAGagtacttttgtttgtttttttaaatcaggatCTCTGCAAGCCTGTGAATCAAGCTACATGATGTCAGTGTGATAGAGTCCCACTTGAAAGTAGTCCAGTTAGTATTTCAGTTAGATGTTGGCATTCAGTCCATGTTCACGTTGGGAGTGATGTTCCTGTATAAAGTGAGTTTGTAATAACAAGAATTtctgttcatgtctgtgctgctcCCTCATGGGATTATTTCTGTATTGTTTCTTGTATGTTGTAATACTTACTGAGCTACTCTCAGTGGCACACCCTGTATAAACAatgctgttgcaaagtggatagctaccgacttttaattttatttcaattaccagatttattttaaaagatattgtTTAAAATTAAGGAACATGTAACCTTTACTCTGTGAGTGCTttgtttttagatattttcaagttataaaaagtaatataataCTCTTTTTAAAGGAAACggaagaaaatatacagtaaaatgcagtatgcattttttttaactgttttgttttgtactgttttaaataaatgcagtaaggtgagtaataaactgactctcTTGTGAttgagcagttggttcaaacagtTTAACAGCCAATGCTACAGTTTTTCtgtgtaattctgtgtaaattaaatgtaaaaccatGAAGAGGGACAAACTAATATCAGTAATCAAACAAatttgaatgagatggatgcagtaattgtatcaattaaccCAACACGGCGCATCAACCAGGTAaccccatccctactgtgaagcatagtggtggcagcatcttgctatggggatgcttttcatcagcaggaactgggaagcttgtcagggtagagggcaaaatggatggagctaaatagaggcaaatccttgaggaaaacctacttcagtctgcaaaagacctaagattaggacagagattcacctttcagcaggacaatcagtgcgtttacatgagcagaAGAATTCAGttatttttcggaaaactaattccgatatcaaaagtcatgtaaacatagttttcggaaaatgtatctGAATATTCCGTAAGTCCATCTtttggaaaacagcacctagacaTTTCTGattaaattccgaaaactaacaaaatctatatcatgtaaacacacttttcggaaaacttGTTGAAATGGCATACTGTGCATGTGCACattttgacccttttctcctgcacgtggttttaggcgaaatattgcacgatccagatgtgcaaacctggtagagacttaccccaaaagactcccagctgtaattgctgccaaatgtggttctaccaagtattgactcaggggggtgaatacttatctaaccaagacattgagtaggttgtgtaaatcataATTATAATTATGGCCACACTCTCCCCATATTATTTAAAAGATGGACATGACCCCTGTTATTTCCAAAAAGAGtctatgtatatgtatgtatgtatgtgtgatatagatatcaaataaaatcacagaaaatgtgaacaaaaatacagatcaaagaattaTGAGTTTTCAGCATGAAATGTGACacgctgtcaaaatgaaaacattgcaaagttaGTATCGgatatgacctccctgagcattaacacaatcctggcagcactgactcatagacctgatcagcctctggatagactgctgtgggttgttccgccactcttcctgtgcagctgcagccaggtgttaattaaaatcatgtctttttgaatggctgtttacagattcttaatcaactcattttggcaattttgtaaCTCAGTTCAAATGCCAAACACCTGAGaacctggcgtttttatgaaatcacatgacttgagctcagtattttgttatcccaaggaacaatactactcaatcaatcaataaacatctgctcactatttaaaatgtaaattacattatgtatgtgcccaatgggCTATTGATGttgctgttgcattttcattgtgcatcagtatattttatttaaagtagaaGTATATGTAAAGCCAAAAAGAAAGTTATGTAGGTACACAGGTGTGAataattgattaaaaagaaaaataaaaaattaagctgTCAGGACATTTAGGACTGCAAGCctttcagctggatggaaaaagctcACTTGCGATTTTTATCCATTTCGCACTGTAAAAAAGTCACCTAGTAACCGACAGTGTATAAcgaaaaataattatttagttaatcTTATGAGCCAGACTCTTTTGAAGTGGGTTACATATTACCATATTGTCATTTTTCTACCTTTGTGCAAAGGTCTGCAAAATAACGCATTTATAGATTTAAATTTATAGAAATTATTCAAACAATTGTCATCAGTGCATTTTATctctgactcttttttttttttttttaaggcagaggTATGTAAAAAGCTAGCCTAAGGGTTTACTGATATCAATATACatagtgtttttttcatttcattgatGGGCTATCTCTATCATTCAGAAGCCTAGTGCCAGTCAtaatgctgctgctgccacttttttatgttaaatttCTCAAAGCAAAAATGGTTTTAATTacaaattgattgattgtgttcactgttaaataaaagcaagagggggaggggggtttaCATGTagctgcttatccagttgtgcaGTTTGCCACCCTGGGCACACAACACGTTTTTGAAAATCCTGAGCCCAGGGTGTGTAAAAGTAAGTGCATTGCATCTGTTGAGTATATTTAGCAGAATCTGGCTGTGCTCCTGAAATTCAAAATTAATGCAATGTAAGCACAGCATAAAAACCTTTATATGTAAGAAAATGTAAAGCTCACTCCAATATCAAGCCTAGTTTTGTCTGCAGTAGCCTTTCCTACCCCTTGCTTTAGTGAAATTGAAGTGGCGAGAAAGTGTCCCTCAATCTAAATCTTAATATGATGGATAGGACTttttttatcttcaaactggACAGTTCAGGACTGTTTTCAGCAGTGAGGGGCTCTGCTGGCAAAGGCCAGGGATGTGTCATAAAAGCATTTCCGTTGGGCCAATCACAGGAAGTATCACTTCCATATTGCACACTACCGCAGAGCACAACCATGGAGATGTTGACAGAAAGCCGAATGTGTCTTCCTCTTTTAGATGTGGcctgtttgtctttgtgttgtgGCTGTGAGACCTCTGTGTCTGAGTATCCTGCTGGAATGGTTTGCAGTGATGCCAGCTGCATTGATTGGAAAAGCATTAGAAGTCACAGCTCCATTAGAACTTAAATGAAACACGCCTTTCCTGCTTAGCAGGATGTCAGGATCTCAGTGAAAAAACAAACCCTGAATTATGCACCGCCCACCCACATACACCCACCTTATTCTCTCCACTGTCATTGTGAGTTCAATCAGATACACCACCTCATTCTCTCCACTCTCATTGTGAGTTCAATCAGATACACCACCTTATTCTCTCCACTGTCATTGTGAGTTCAGTCAGATACACCCACCTTatcaggtttttgttttacacaatcatccatacatttttttaatacatgttctAGTAAACTAGCAGGTGCGACTTTGCTGGCTGTGTAATGTGATTTTCTTCTCTCGAGTGACACTCAGTTAAGAGTGTCACTCGAGTTAATAGTGACATTTCTGTTACTCTGTGAAAGTTGCCATATTACTGTTGGAACCAAGACTTTGTTTCCACACACATCACAGCCTCTTCTGTTCTGTCTGTATGCAGGACGTATTATTGAAAGAGCACAAGTGCAAGTTTCCCAATCTCACACTGTTCTGCGTTTCTTTGTCCTTGTCTGGGAACTTGGAAATGTCAAGAGCATTTTACATCCTGTACCTCTTGTGAAGACATGTATTACTGCTTTACATTTCCTACACACAACCATAGCCACACAATACAAAGCAGTGTTACAGAGCTCCACGTGAAATGTGTGTTAATTATGCTGGTACCTTTTATGACTGATTCTTCATACCAAGCTAACCCATGTGCACCTTGCGTCGAGGTTACCTTGTGATTCTTTCCGACAGCCCCCTCtctcacaaaaaaatacataaatagggCACTGCTGTTCACTCACTCCTTTATCATGAGCCTGTTTGCGATGCCATGAAAAGCAATTATTTCATACCTTATGCATGCTGTTTACTAAAGGGACACAGACCTCGCCgatcttttgtttttaactgacaCTAGAATGGCTTTTCAAAAGGCTTGTATTCAGTCCACTCACCCAATACATTCTGTACACTGTTGGATTATGTTACAGCATCTAAATGAAAAGTAATTAAAGAGCACAAAGGTGATGCAGTCATTCTCAGAAATGTTCCATTGATGCAATACTATTACAGTCAGCAACACGCATCATGCAAATGGAtctacactgtgtgtgtgtgtgtgtgtgtgtgtgtgtaaaatataaataaaccacctATAAAACTCAATTACCTCAATACCCAGTCCAGGGCTTTTTTTCTAACCATGTCCTTAAAGTACAATGAAACCTCGCTAAGGCCAGCAGAGCACGACCTGAATACTGCAGGTCCTGGTAATTAtggttctccagacaagctcaaagccagggaAAGGCAGATTTAGACATAAGTGATAGGAGAAACAGACGTTtacaatgattgcaaacaccctGCCACAGTAGAGGAATCTGAAAAGGTGATTAAAAAGATACACAAAGCTTCTTCCTGATTTTATACCTGGAATGGAGCAGGATTGCAGGAGTGGAGAGTCCTCACTACTTTAGTGATTAGTGTGTGTCTGCTTGGAACTGACACCTGTACCTCCATGCTGTCATCATTGGCATTCTGAAGCTGCTgaattatttactgtacttttgTGACGCTAAACTTTGATTCAGTAAGTCTTTTGCTTCACAGATTGTTGCAATCTCCTCATGAAAAGTTCTCCTCATAGTTAAAGCATAACAAACAGTAATGaaatatagtgaaagcatggtaaatcactgataaaactgtaaagcagagagagatatggtaaagcatattaaaaacaatgccAAACCATGGTACACTATGAAAAGTAAGTCGTATAACCATGAAATGGTACCattgtaaactttttttcttgGGGCCTGTTTGCACATTTGTTGTGGTCTGCAGGGTGTCCTCTGTTGTCTTTCGTTTTACAAAGACGATGCAGAGTTGACGCTCATTGAAAGGGGCTCATTGTTGACAAACACCTTATTCATCATCACCACATGGGTGCAAGGCACTCTCATTCCCCAGTCTCCAGCTGTAGTGCTTGCAGTACGCAAGCCTGAATGAGATGTGATGAGAGCCTTGAGGCAAGTGCATTGTCTAGCAACATCCTGCCCGCCTCTGCTGCTGTGGGAGCCACAGAGACCTGCTGGAACCCGAGAGGGCACATGATTACCTGCTCTGCGCACCACCATGCAGGAAGGATCTATTACAGCAGCtttctaaaaacaaaagcagcacccAGACCTCCAGGCAGAGGAGGAGCACACCGCGTTAATATGAACAGTCTACCTGCAGCATAGTGTGTGATGAGCTCCCGAACATGCAGCCAACATCGTGTGCGGCCTGGGTGTCCCATTACCTGGGTGGTGttgctccccctctctcctcgGTGACAGTGCATCTCTTGTGTATACTCCCATCTGTCACTTCCTGAAATACAGAGACTTCAGACACTGGAcactttttaattaatgaatgaGGATCAGCAAAGGCTTCCTTTTGTGTGTGGTTTCTCACACACAAAGGAATTCATACTGAGCTCTGTCTAGTATCCCACGCTGCTAGACAACTGGCCGCTGTCACTGCAGAGGATGTAAAGGCAAGTCGAACCatgagtgtgtctgtgtggagctAGTTCTGATTGATTTTGGAACTGCTTTCTTGTGGCTGATCGTATTCAGCCATTTTAAACAAAGCTGCTGTTAGAGTGGCATTCAACATGAGGGAAACGTTAAACAATCTGCAAGTAGTCAGGAGGTGGAGGAAAAATGTCTGAAACTAAAGTGGATTCCATTA is a window of Polyodon spathula isolate WHYD16114869_AA chromosome 12, ASM1765450v1, whole genome shotgun sequence DNA encoding:
- the LOC121324376 gene encoding cysteine-rich and transmembrane domain-containing protein 1-like isoform X1, whose translation is MKHYLTLMNYENPPPYPGPGPSAPGYPPYTQQPNPAYPGPNPAYPGPGVNQTYPSYSQGPGGPYQGPGGPYQGPGGPYQGPGGPYQGPGGPYPGPGGPYPGPGGPYSGYPQYAPPPGQVYGDAPKNTVYVVEERRRDDSGDSTCLTACWTALCCCCLWDMLT
- the LOC121324376 gene encoding cysteine-rich and transmembrane domain-containing protein 1-like isoform X2, giving the protein MNYENPPPYPGPGPSAPGYPPYTQQPNPAYPGPNPAYPGPGVNQTYPSYSQGPGGPYQGPGGPYQGPGGPYQGPGGPYQGPGGPYPGPGGPYPGPGGPYSGYPQYAPPPGQVYGDAPKNTVYVVEERRRDDSGDSTCLTACWTALCCCCLWDMLT